Proteins from one Phocoena sinus isolate mPhoSin1 chromosome 8, mPhoSin1.pri, whole genome shotgun sequence genomic window:
- the B3GAT1 gene encoding galactosylgalactosylxylosylprotein 3-beta-glucuronosyltransferase 1 isoform X1, with the protein MGNEELWAQPALEMPKRRDILAIFLIVLPWTLLVTVWHQSTIAPLLAAHKDDGSDPRREAPPGVDPREYCMSDRDIVEVVRTEYVYTRPPPWSDTLPTIHVVTPTYSRPVQKAELTRLANTLLHVPNLHWLVVEDAPRRTPLTARLLRDTGLNYTHLHVETPRNYKLRGDARDPRIPRGTMQRNLALRWLRETFPRNSSQPGVVYFADDDNTYSLEVFEEMRSTRRVSVWPVAFVGGLRYEAPRVNGAGKVVGWKTVFDPHRPFAIDMAGFAVNLRLILQRSQAYFKLRGVKGGYQESSLLRELVTLGDLEPKAANCTKILVWHTRTEKPVLVNEGKKGFTDPMVEI; encoded by the exons ATGG GTAACGAGGAGCTGTGGGCCCAGCCAGCCTTGGAGATGCCGAAGAGACGGGACATCCTTGCGATCTTCCTCATCGTGCTGCCTTGGACGCTGCTGGTCACCGTGTGGCACCAGAGCACCATCGCGCCCCTGCTCGCCGCACACAAGG ATGACGGCAGCGATCCCCGACGCGAGGCGCCACCCGGCGTGGACCCCAGGGAGTACTGCATGTCCGACCGCGACATCGTGGAGGTGGTGCGCACCGAGTACGTGTACACGCGGCCCCCGCCCTGGTCCGACACGCTGCCCACCATCCACGTGGTGACGCCCACCTACAGCCGTCCTGTACAGAAGGCTGAGCTGACGCGTTTGGCCAACACACTGCTGCACGTGCCCAACCTGCACTGGCTGGTGGTGGAGGACGCGCCGCGCCGCACGCCGCTGACCGCGCGCCTCCTGCGCGACACCGGCCTCAACTACACGCACCTGCACGTGGAGACGCCGCGCAACTACAAGCTGCGCGGGGACGCGCGCGACCCGCGCATCCCGCGGGGCACCATGCAGCGCAACCTGGCCCTGCGCTGGCTGCGTGAGACCTTCCCGCGCAACTCCAGCCAGCCCGGCGTCGTGTACTTCGCGGACGACGACAACACCTACAGCTTGGAGGTTTTCGAGGAG ATGCGCAGCACCAGGCGGGTGTCCGTGTGGCCCGTAGCCTTCGTCGGCGGCCTTCGGTACGAGGCCCCGAGGGTCAATGGGGCCGGGAAGGTGGTCGGCTGGAAGACTGTGTTCGACCCCCACCGGCCGTTTGCAATAGACATGGCGGGGTTTGCGGTCAACCTGCGGCTCATTCTGCAGCGAAGCCAGGCCTACTTCAAGCTCCGCGGCGTGAAGGGAGGCTACCAAGAAAGCAGCCTCCTGCGAGAACTTGTCACCCTCGGTGACCTGGAGCCCAAGGCGGCCAACTGCACCAAG ATCCTGGTCTGGCACACACGGACTGAGAAGCCGGTGCTGGTGAACGAGGGGAAAAAAGGCTTCACTGACCCCATGGTGGAGATCTGA
- the B3GAT1 gene encoding galactosylgalactosylxylosylprotein 3-beta-glucuronosyltransferase 1 isoform X2: MPKRRDILAIFLIVLPWTLLVTVWHQSTIAPLLAAHKDDGSDPRREAPPGVDPREYCMSDRDIVEVVRTEYVYTRPPPWSDTLPTIHVVTPTYSRPVQKAELTRLANTLLHVPNLHWLVVEDAPRRTPLTARLLRDTGLNYTHLHVETPRNYKLRGDARDPRIPRGTMQRNLALRWLRETFPRNSSQPGVVYFADDDNTYSLEVFEEMRSTRRVSVWPVAFVGGLRYEAPRVNGAGKVVGWKTVFDPHRPFAIDMAGFAVNLRLILQRSQAYFKLRGVKGGYQESSLLRELVTLGDLEPKAANCTKILVWHTRTEKPVLVNEGKKGFTDPMVEI, from the exons ATGCCGAAGAGACGGGACATCCTTGCGATCTTCCTCATCGTGCTGCCTTGGACGCTGCTGGTCACCGTGTGGCACCAGAGCACCATCGCGCCCCTGCTCGCCGCACACAAGG ATGACGGCAGCGATCCCCGACGCGAGGCGCCACCCGGCGTGGACCCCAGGGAGTACTGCATGTCCGACCGCGACATCGTGGAGGTGGTGCGCACCGAGTACGTGTACACGCGGCCCCCGCCCTGGTCCGACACGCTGCCCACCATCCACGTGGTGACGCCCACCTACAGCCGTCCTGTACAGAAGGCTGAGCTGACGCGTTTGGCCAACACACTGCTGCACGTGCCCAACCTGCACTGGCTGGTGGTGGAGGACGCGCCGCGCCGCACGCCGCTGACCGCGCGCCTCCTGCGCGACACCGGCCTCAACTACACGCACCTGCACGTGGAGACGCCGCGCAACTACAAGCTGCGCGGGGACGCGCGCGACCCGCGCATCCCGCGGGGCACCATGCAGCGCAACCTGGCCCTGCGCTGGCTGCGTGAGACCTTCCCGCGCAACTCCAGCCAGCCCGGCGTCGTGTACTTCGCGGACGACGACAACACCTACAGCTTGGAGGTTTTCGAGGAG ATGCGCAGCACCAGGCGGGTGTCCGTGTGGCCCGTAGCCTTCGTCGGCGGCCTTCGGTACGAGGCCCCGAGGGTCAATGGGGCCGGGAAGGTGGTCGGCTGGAAGACTGTGTTCGACCCCCACCGGCCGTTTGCAATAGACATGGCGGGGTTTGCGGTCAACCTGCGGCTCATTCTGCAGCGAAGCCAGGCCTACTTCAAGCTCCGCGGCGTGAAGGGAGGCTACCAAGAAAGCAGCCTCCTGCGAGAACTTGTCACCCTCGGTGACCTGGAGCCCAAGGCGGCCAACTGCACCAAG ATCCTGGTCTGGCACACACGGACTGAGAAGCCGGTGCTGGTGAACGAGGGGAAAAAAGGCTTCACTGACCCCATGGTGGAGATCTGA
- the B3GAT1 gene encoding galactosylgalactosylxylosylprotein 3-beta-glucuronosyltransferase 1 isoform X3, whose translation MGRGGRGTCSGAAHTAPPLQPADDGSDPRREAPPGVDPREYCMSDRDIVEVVRTEYVYTRPPPWSDTLPTIHVVTPTYSRPVQKAELTRLANTLLHVPNLHWLVVEDAPRRTPLTARLLRDTGLNYTHLHVETPRNYKLRGDARDPRIPRGTMQRNLALRWLRETFPRNSSQPGVVYFADDDNTYSLEVFEEMRSTRRVSVWPVAFVGGLRYEAPRVNGAGKVVGWKTVFDPHRPFAIDMAGFAVNLRLILQRSQAYFKLRGVKGGYQESSLLRELVTLGDLEPKAANCTKILVWHTRTEKPVLVNEGKKGFTDPMVEI comes from the exons ATGGGGCGGGGGGGCCGAGGTACCTGCAGCGGAGCTGCCCACACCGCCCCCCCCCTCCAACCCGCAGATGACGGCAGCGATCCCCGACGCGAGGCGCCACCCGGCGTGGACCCCAGGGAGTACTGCATGTCCGACCGCGACATCGTGGAGGTGGTGCGCACCGAGTACGTGTACACGCGGCCCCCGCCCTGGTCCGACACGCTGCCCACCATCCACGTGGTGACGCCCACCTACAGCCGTCCTGTACAGAAGGCTGAGCTGACGCGTTTGGCCAACACACTGCTGCACGTGCCCAACCTGCACTGGCTGGTGGTGGAGGACGCGCCGCGCCGCACGCCGCTGACCGCGCGCCTCCTGCGCGACACCGGCCTCAACTACACGCACCTGCACGTGGAGACGCCGCGCAACTACAAGCTGCGCGGGGACGCGCGCGACCCGCGCATCCCGCGGGGCACCATGCAGCGCAACCTGGCCCTGCGCTGGCTGCGTGAGACCTTCCCGCGCAACTCCAGCCAGCCCGGCGTCGTGTACTTCGCGGACGACGACAACACCTACAGCTTGGAGGTTTTCGAGGAG ATGCGCAGCACCAGGCGGGTGTCCGTGTGGCCCGTAGCCTTCGTCGGCGGCCTTCGGTACGAGGCCCCGAGGGTCAATGGGGCCGGGAAGGTGGTCGGCTGGAAGACTGTGTTCGACCCCCACCGGCCGTTTGCAATAGACATGGCGGGGTTTGCGGTCAACCTGCGGCTCATTCTGCAGCGAAGCCAGGCCTACTTCAAGCTCCGCGGCGTGAAGGGAGGCTACCAAGAAAGCAGCCTCCTGCGAGAACTTGTCACCCTCGGTGACCTGGAGCCCAAGGCGGCCAACTGCACCAAG ATCCTGGTCTGGCACACACGGACTGAGAAGCCGGTGCTGGTGAACGAGGGGAAAAAAGGCTTCACTGACCCCATGGTGGAGATCTGA